The Ruminococcaceae bacterium KH2T8 genomic sequence ACCGACTATACGTTCATGACAAATGCCGATGTTCCGACCATCGCAACGAACGGCATTATAGATTCTCCCGTAAATCCCTTTACCGGAAATCCCATAACGAGCGACAGCAAGATCGGAGCGGTCCAGCAGGTCATCATCTCCGAGGAGTTCGAACCGGATCCCGAAAGATATCAGTATTATCCGGGCGACTGGTATTCCGTCCATGACGATATCTTCGTTGAAGAAAATTGGGAATACATCGGATATCAGTAAGGAGCGACCTTGAACATGCATAACTTTTTACTGTATATCGATCCCGGAACGGGAAGCATGCTCTTTACGATACTCATCGGAATACTCGGTGTCATCGTCTATTTCGCGCGCTCCGTATTCATGAAGATCAAGTTTCTTGTAACGGGAGGAAAGAAGACAAAGGACTCGGGCGAGAAAAAGAATTTCGTCATCTACTCGGATCACAAGCGTTACTGGAGCATCTTCAAGCCGATCTGCGATGAGTTCGAAGCTCGCGGGGTAAAGGTCGACTATCTTACGGCATCTCCCGATGACCCCGTACTGACGCACGGATATAAGCACATAACGCCTGAGTTCATAGGCGAAGGAAATAAGGGCTTTTCGAAGCTCAATCTCCTTAAAGCGGATATTGTCTTATCCACGACTCCTAGCCTTGACGTATTTCAGTGGAAGCGCTCGAAAGACGTCAAGTTCTATGTCCATACTTTCCATTCTCCCGGTAATGCGTCCATGTACAGGATGTTCGGACTCGATTATTACGATGCGGTACTTCTTTCGGGCGAGCATCAGGAAGAACAGATAAAGATCCTCGAAGCAAATCGCGACATCAAAAAGAAGGAACTCGTATATGCGGGACTTCCCTATATGGACGTGCTGACACAAAGGCTTAAAGAGGCGGCAAAGCCTTCGGAAGAGAAGGATAAAAAGACCGTGCTCATTGCGCCTTCATGGGGCAGCAACGGTATCCTCACTAAGTACGGAAGCCGCATGATCGACGCGCTTGTAAAGACAGGATACGAGATCGTGATCAGACCTCACCCTCAGTCCTTTACGGCCGAGAAAGAGATGATCGATGAGCTCATGGCAAAGTATCCGGATATCGAATGGAACCGTGATAACGATAACTTCGACGTGCTTATGAGGTCCGATATCCTTATTTCCGACTTTTCCGGAGTCATCTTCGAATATGCACTGATCTTCGATAAGCCCGTGATGTATGCAGCTAATTCCGATTTCGACCTTTCAGCTTACGATGCATACTGGATCGATAAGTGGACGGGTAAGAAACCATGGACATTTACGATCCTTCCCCGGATCGGAATGGAGATCACCGAAGAGAGCCTTGATGACATGAAGGAGACGATCGACAGATGCATCACGAGCTCCGAGTACCGCGAGGGCAGAGACAGCGCCAGGGAGGCAGGCTGGAAGTGTCGCG encodes the following:
- a CDS encoding CDP-Glycerol:Poly(glycerophosphate) glycerophosphotransferase; its protein translation is MHNFLLYIDPGTGSMLFTILIGILGVIVYFARSVFMKIKFLVTGGKKTKDSGEKKNFVIYSDHKRYWSIFKPICDEFEARGVKVDYLTASPDDPVLTHGYKHITPEFIGEGNKGFSKLNLLKADIVLSTTPSLDVFQWKRSKDVKFYVHTFHSPGNASMYRMFGLDYYDAVLLSGEHQEEQIKILEANRDIKKKELVYAGLPYMDVLTQRLKEAAKPSEEKDKKTVLIAPSWGSNGILTKYGSRMIDALVKTGYEIVIRPHPQSFTAEKEMIDELMAKYPDIEWNRDNDNFDVLMRSDILISDFSGVIFEYALIFDKPVMYAANSDFDLSAYDAYWIDKWTGKKPWTFTILPRIGMEITEESLDDMKETIDRCITSSEYREGRDSAREAGWKCRGTAAKDTVDYLIDRHLKLNK